TGGGCCCGAACGGAGGCGCCCTCATCGCCGCGGCCATCGTCGTCTCGACCTTCGGCACGGTCAACGCGTTCATCCTGCAGGGTCCGCGCATCTATCATGCGATGGCGGAATCGGGCCTGTTCTACCGCGGCTTCGGCCGCCTCGACGCGAAGCGCGCCGTTCCCACCTTCGGCCTCATCGTGCAGGCCGAATGGGCCGCGCTCCTCGTGCTCACGGGCACCTACACGCAGCTCGTGACGTACGTGACGCTCGCGATCTGGGCCTTCTACGGCCTTGCCGGCTTCGCTTACTTCCGCCTGCGGAGGAAGTACCCCGACATGCCGCGGCCGTACAAGACGACCGGCTACCCCTGGGTTCCGGGCCTCTTCATCGGCGCCGCCATCTTCGTCGTCGTGAACACGCTCGTGTTCGACACGACGAACGCGCTCTTCGGCCTCGGGCTCGTCGCGACGGGCATTCCCGTCTACTGGCTCATGCGGCGACGTCTTCAGGCGGGATTGCGCAACGTCCCGGTGGACCCTCCGAGCCCCGCGGCGCCGGCGGCCGAGGACGCGGGCCGCTAGTCCTTCCGCCACGGGGCGTAGCGGCGACCCTTCCATTCCGATCCGCGACCCGTCACGCGGTCCCAGAGGCTCGCGCCGACCACGGCGAGGAAGAGCGCGCTCCCGAGGGGGTGCAGGAACGCGTAGCGGCGCGGCACGCCCGTCGTGTGACGGTACGTGCGCGCGAGCCGCGCCGCGAACTCGAGGTAGGCGACGAATCCCAGCACGGCGAGGCTCCACGATCCGGCTTTGAGCGCGGCGAGGGCGCCCGGGAGGGCGAAGGCGCCCTGCCACGTCGAAAGCCCGGTGAGAAAGGCTTCACGCGGTGGCGTCGCGACCGCGCCCTCGGCCGCGTTCTTGCGCCAGCCGCGCCACATCTCGCCGAAGCTCGCATACATCCGCACGCGGACGTGTCCCTTGAGATCCACGAAGCTCGACCCGACGCCCGCGCGGGCCGCGGCGCGCGAGATGGCGAGGTCCTCCGCGACGCGGGCGCGCACCGCCTCGTGCGTGCCGGTCCGCTCGTACGCGGCGCGCGTGAAGAGGAGATACTGGCCATTCCCGATCGCGCGTTCGGGATCCCGGATCGCGGTCACGGGCGCCCCACCCATCGCGGTCTCGATCGCGACGAACACCGGCGGCATGAAGACGCGTTCCCACGCCGTCGGGAATTCCTGCTCCGTGCCGCCCGTC
Above is a genomic segment from Candidatus Thermoplasmatota archaeon containing:
- a CDS encoding glycosyltransferase gives rise to the protein MDLLFAAAAVAVLVAFAAALVARWRPAVDAPSLPPPRPRADLPPVSIVVPARREAATLPRLLASLSALDYPDFEVIVVEGGSADGTREAAVAAAARDPRIRVLDEPPLPPGWVGKPWACLAGARAARHDLLLFTDADTVHAPESLARAVTHLLESGAGFVTGGTEQEFPTAWERVFMPPVFVAIETAMGGAPVTAIRDPERAIGNGQYLLFTRAAYERTGTHEAVRARVAEDLAISRAAARAGVGSSFVDLKGHVRVRMYASFGEMWRGWRKNAAEGAVATPPREAFLTGLSTWQGAFALPGALAALKAGSWSLAVLGFVAYLEFAARLARTYRHTTGVPRRYAFLHPLGSALFLAVVGASLWDRVTGRGSEWKGRRYAPWRKD